In one window of Gemmatimonadota bacterium DNA:
- a CDS encoding GAF domain-containing protein, which produces MSTASADISTASPLLPSVPSPSDGLGVLLDLALEATAATGAALFLPEGDELRVMTARGANAPAPDLVLPLEGSVAGEAWYRGRLVIGAEPPPRGRQVALWQDDRTIDVMAVPVLVADRPVAAFVLYHRHLGHFRRGDATTLSRLAVLAGGLWGGGAGLQPVADGRARQEIRAAARAALIGSARLSEEEAAGELVRTAAALFDGAAVRLSTLEGEELVCQACAGRLSGDIGRRRPRSFGIEGMALEAIDGVLASEWTPEGGGSGGWMRSVLAVPLRRVDQVLGVLTLAHAEPGHFQEVDRESLLRFAIHATATLSEIRLSLTGERQLTDGRAASQVAAALATAEDTPALRRTIVREAARALAADGAELLEVVQQHLALTAADGDHVALETPPLSGGRLRCGHEFPPHEVAHRCSLPAGQGHLLVTRLGQVTGCAGMLMLLRRGAAFTALDQELLHRVAEIAELALLSRLSNVRVSQYADRIRSVAEVSASLHQSLRPGDAMLQAAEMLRRALGIGTVRVAQVDEVWQEIRFPVDRRGEEIRDGGMRPLARGLLEEVWRTGHTFYYPANALEELAARGLSVDTRPRCLAAVPLRTRGTITGVITIEEEDRDHAFEAEDVRILEIVAQQLGVTLENLDSLEEERRQRITAEWLRQMARAATDEEARPGRVLELAADAAFQGISGVAALVSSLAGDATRVVVASRGPLTPGLADPLPLAGSVDGWMREEQGAVFISANLSQDPRLAAEAQAAAGAVALAAVPIWCEGRLIAVLQLARPAGAAFAVAEVERLAQIADHAGAGYQTAAAGQALRKSEERYRRLFSAATDAIFTLDRAGTILSFNQSAERLWNVRSRAAVGRPWDEVLAFEDLTTVGEQFRRTLAGESSVFETAVRRPSGERGVVAITVSPLVEEGQVTTVLGIVRDVTDQRRVQAQLLQAEKMSAIGQLVGGMAHEINNPLASILVNMELLVGEAKDPAQLESLQAIKVEADRAAQIVRNLLTYVRGQGSERAVVDLREAVRGALALRRNQLLSQQIEVSAELPEEAVLVWGNTINLQQVLMNLLVNAEQAIRGSRGRGHVWVRLAAREQLATITVDDDGPGIPAEFISRIFDPFYTTKPEGEGTGLGLSVSAGIIADHNGKIAASERTGGGARFLVELPLSQARPAVAAVQDRPRPPLPAAPAGARRGRILLVDDEPDIRRSISKFLTRTGWQVDLADSGEEGLRLLEEGEYDVVLCDLRMPGMSGHEFYRHLQADEAPAVQRLIFMTGDVLSPEASRFLAEARRPVLSKPFALRDLMEVLALVVPG; this is translated from the coding sequence ATGTCTACGGCATCAGCCGACATCTCCACCGCCTCGCCGCTGCTCCCGTCCGTTCCATCCCCATCTGATGGTCTTGGTGTGCTGCTCGACCTCGCCCTCGAGGCGACCGCGGCCACCGGTGCCGCCCTCTTCCTGCCCGAGGGCGACGAGCTGCGCGTGATGACCGCGCGTGGCGCCAACGCGCCCGCCCCGGACCTCGTGCTGCCTCTCGAGGGCAGCGTGGCGGGGGAGGCGTGGTACCGGGGACGCTTGGTGATCGGCGCCGAGCCCCCGCCGCGCGGCCGCCAGGTGGCGCTGTGGCAGGACGACCGGACCATCGACGTCATGGCCGTGCCGGTGCTGGTGGCGGACCGCCCCGTGGCGGCGTTCGTCCTCTATCACCGCCACCTCGGCCACTTCCGCCGCGGCGACGCCACCACCCTGAGCCGGCTCGCCGTGCTGGCCGGTGGCCTGTGGGGCGGGGGCGCCGGGCTCCAGCCCGTGGCCGATGGCCGCGCCCGCCAGGAGATCCGGGCCGCCGCCCGGGCCGCGCTCATCGGCTCCGCGCGCCTGTCGGAGGAGGAAGCCGCGGGCGAGCTGGTCCGGACCGCCGCCGCGCTCTTCGACGGCGCCGCGGTCCGGCTCTCCACCCTCGAGGGGGAGGAGCTGGTCTGCCAGGCGTGCGCCGGGCGGCTCTCGGGCGACATCGGCCGCCGCCGGCCCCGCAGCTTCGGGATCGAGGGGATGGCCCTCGAGGCCATCGACGGCGTCCTGGCCAGCGAGTGGACCCCCGAAGGTGGGGGCAGCGGGGGCTGGATGCGGTCGGTGCTCGCCGTCCCGCTCCGCCGGGTGGACCAGGTGCTTGGCGTCCTTACGCTCGCCCACGCCGAGCCGGGGCATTTCCAGGAGGTGGATCGGGAGAGCCTGCTTCGCTTCGCGATCCACGCCACCGCCACCCTGAGCGAGATCCGCCTCTCCCTCACCGGCGAGCGGCAGCTGACCGACGGTCGCGCCGCCAGCCAGGTGGCCGCGGCCCTCGCCACCGCGGAGGACACGCCGGCGCTCCGGCGGACCATCGTCCGGGAGGCGGCCCGCGCCCTGGCGGCGGATGGCGCCGAGCTGCTCGAGGTGGTGCAGCAGCACCTGGCGCTCACCGCCGCCGACGGCGATCACGTGGCGCTGGAGACCCCGCCGCTCAGCGGCGGGCGCCTGCGCTGCGGCCACGAGTTCCCCCCGCACGAGGTGGCGCACCGCTGCAGCCTGCCCGCGGGCCAGGGTCACCTCCTGGTCACCCGCCTGGGCCAGGTCACCGGCTGCGCCGGCATGCTGATGCTGCTGCGCCGCGGGGCCGCCTTCACCGCCCTCGACCAGGAACTGCTGCACCGCGTGGCGGAGATCGCCGAGCTGGCGCTGCTCTCGCGGCTCTCGAACGTCCGCGTGAGCCAGTACGCCGACCGCATCCGGTCGGTCGCGGAGGTGTCGGCCAGCCTGCACCAGTCGCTGCGGCCCGGCGACGCCATGCTCCAGGCCGCGGAGATGCTCCGGCGCGCGCTCGGGATCGGCACCGTGCGGGTGGCCCAGGTCGACGAGGTGTGGCAGGAGATCCGCTTCCCCGTCGACCGGCGGGGCGAGGAGATCCGGGATGGCGGGATGCGTCCCCTGGCGCGGGGGCTGCTGGAAGAGGTCTGGCGCACCGGGCACACCTTCTATTACCCGGCGAACGCGCTCGAGGAACTCGCCGCGCGGGGACTCTCCGTGGACACCCGGCCGCGCTGCCTGGCCGCCGTGCCGCTCCGGACCCGGGGCACCATCACGGGCGTCATCACCATTGAGGAAGAGGACCGCGACCACGCCTTCGAGGCCGAGGATGTCCGCATCCTCGAGATCGTGGCGCAGCAGCTCGGGGTCACCCTCGAGAACCTCGACAGCCTGGAGGAGGAACGCCGGCAGCGCATCACCGCCGAGTGGCTGCGGCAGATGGCCCGCGCCGCCACCGACGAGGAGGCCCGGCCGGGCCGGGTCCTCGAACTGGCCGCCGACGCCGCGTTCCAGGGCATCAGCGGGGTCGCCGCGCTGGTGAGCAGCCTCGCCGGCGACGCCACCCGCGTGGTGGTGGCAAGCCGCGGGCCGCTCACGCCGGGGCTGGCCGACCCCCTCCCGCTGGCCGGGTCGGTGGATGGCTGGATGCGGGAGGAGCAGGGGGCGGTGTTCATCTCGGCCAACCTGTCGCAGGACCCGCGGCTCGCCGCGGAGGCGCAGGCCGCCGCCGGCGCGGTGGCGCTGGCCGCGGTGCCCATCTGGTGCGAGGGCCGGCTCATCGCGGTGCTCCAGCTGGCGCGGCCGGCCGGGGCCGCCTTTGCCGTCGCCGAGGTGGAGCGCCTGGCGCAGATCGCGGACCACGCCGGGGCGGGCTACCAGACCGCCGCCGCCGGCCAGGCGCTCCGCAAGTCGGAGGAGCGCTACCGGCGCCTCTTCTCGGCGGCCACCGACGCCATCTTCACGCTGGACCGGGCCGGCACCATCCTCTCGTTCAACCAGTCGGCCGAGCGGCTGTGGAACGTCCGCAGCCGCGCGGCGGTCGGCCGGCCGTGGGACGAGGTGCTCGCCTTCGAGGACCTGACCACCGTCGGGGAGCAGTTCCGTCGCACCCTCGCGGGGGAATCGAGCGTCTTCGAGACCGCGGTGCGCCGTCCCAGCGGGGAGCGTGGCGTGGTGGCGATCACCGTCTCACCCCTGGTCGAGGAGGGCCAGGTCACCACGGTCCTCGGCATCGTCCGCGACGTGACCGACCAGCGCCGGGTGCAGGCGCAGCTGCTCCAGGCGGAGAAGATGTCGGCCATCGGCCAGCTGGTGGGCGGCATGGCGCACGAGATCAACAACCCGCTCGCCAGCATCCTGGTGAACATGGAGCTGCTGGTGGGTGAGGCGAAGGACCCCGCCCAGCTGGAGTCGCTGCAGGCCATCAAGGTCGAGGCGGATCGCGCCGCCCAGATCGTCCGCAACCTCCTGACCTACGTCCGCGGACAGGGCTCCGAGCGGGCGGTGGTGGACCTCCGGGAGGCGGTGCGCGGTGCCCTCGCGCTCCGGCGCAACCAGCTGCTGAGCCAGCAGATCGAGGTGAGCGCCGAGCTCCCGGAGGAGGCCGTGCTGGTCTGGGGCAACACCATCAACCTCCAGCAGGTGCTGATGAACCTGCTGGTGAATGCGGAACAGGCCATCCGCGGCAGCCGGGGTCGCGGCCACGTCTGGGTGCGGCTGGCCGCCAGGGAGCAGCTCGCCACCATCACGGTGGACGACGACGGGCCGGGCATCCCGGCGGAGTTCATCAGCCGGATCTTCGACCCGTTCTATACCACCAAGCCGGAGGGGGAGGGGACCGGCCTCGGCCTCTCCGTGAGCGCCGGGATCATCGCTGACCACAACGGCAAGATCGCCGCCTCCGAACGGACCGGCGGTGGGGCCCGGTTCCTGGTGGAGCTGCCCCTCTCCCAGGCGCGGCCCGCGGTGGCGGCGGTGCAGGACCGGCCGCGTCCGCCCCTCCCGGCCGCCCCCGCCGGGGCCCGCCGGGGCCGGATCCTGCTGGTGGACGACGAGCCCGACATCCGGCGCAGCATCTCCAAGTTCCTGACCCGCACCGGCTGGCAGGTGGACCTCGCCGACTCCGGCGAGGAGGGGCTCCGCCTGCTCGAGGAGGGGGAGTACGATGTGGTGCTGTGCGACCTCCGCATGCCGGGGATGAGCGGGCATGAGTTCTATCGCCACCTGCAGGCCGATGAGGCGCCCGCGGTGCAGCGCCTGATCTTCATGACCGGTGACGTGCTCTCCCCCGAGGCCTCGCGCTTCCTGGCCGAGGCCCGGCGGCCGGTGCTCTCCAAGCCCTTCGCCCTGCGGGACCTGATGGAAGTCCTGGCCCTCGTGGTCCCGGGGTAG
- a CDS encoding NAD(P)-dependent oxidoreductase, translating into MTVRLAFLGLGAIGRPMAGHLARQFALTVWNRTPSRAAVFAAAHAGVRVAATPREAVTGAAIVVTCLPTSHEVLGLLDGPDGLLAGLERDALFLDCTSGDPENSVRIAARLAARGIAFADCPVSGGTNGAEAAALTVMVGGDPATFERARPVLACFGKRIEHLGPVGSGHAMKAINNALLAVNILAFGEGFSALARAGVPARRAVEVLNASSGRSFVTEGLVPDRVLTGAWPNTFRLALLEKDVRIAVGFLEAQGIRSPLLHLAGELMARCRATLGEDADYLEAIRLQERESGVEIRG; encoded by the coding sequence GTGACCGTTCGGCTCGCCTTTCTCGGCCTCGGGGCGATCGGGCGCCCCATGGCCGGTCACCTCGCCCGCCAGTTCGCCCTCACGGTCTGGAACCGCACCCCGTCACGCGCCGCCGTGTTCGCGGCGGCGCATGCCGGGGTCCGGGTGGCCGCCACCCCGCGGGAGGCCGTGACCGGGGCGGCGATCGTCGTCACCTGCCTCCCCACCAGTCACGAGGTGCTGGGGCTGCTCGACGGCCCGGACGGCCTGCTGGCCGGCCTGGAACGCGACGCCCTGTTCCTGGACTGCACCTCCGGCGACCCGGAGAACTCGGTCCGCATCGCCGCCCGCCTGGCGGCGCGCGGCATCGCCTTCGCCGACTGCCCGGTCAGCGGTGGCACCAACGGCGCCGAGGCCGCGGCGCTCACCGTGATGGTGGGCGGGGACCCGGCGACCTTCGAGCGGGCCCGTCCGGTGCTGGCCTGCTTCGGCAAGCGGATCGAGCACCTGGGCCCGGTCGGCTCGGGGCACGCCATGAAGGCCATCAACAACGCCCTGCTGGCGGTGAATATCCTCGCCTTCGGCGAGGGCTTCAGTGCCCTCGCGCGCGCCGGCGTGCCCGCCCGGAGGGCGGTCGAGGTGCTCAACGCCTCGTCGGGCCGGTCGTTCGTGACGGAAGGACTGGTGCCGGACCGGGTGCTGACCGGCGCCTGGCCCAACACCTTCCGGCTGGCGCTGCTGGAGAAGGACGTGCGGATCGCGGTCGGGTTCCTGGAGGCCCAGGGGATCCGCTCCCCGCTGCTCCACCTGGCCGGCGAGCTCATGGCCCGCTGCCGGGCCACGCTGGGCGAGGACGCGGACTACCTGGAGGCCATCCGGCTTCAGGAACGGGAGTCCGGCGTCGAGATCAGGGGCTGA
- a CDS encoding type IV pilus twitching motility protein PilT — protein sequence MEQLLRLTVELGASDLHLRVGEQPILRRDGELVRQEGAALEAELLDAMLVSLMPPRDQTQFRETGDADWAFELPGTRFRCNAAQERRGPMGVFRVIPGTILSAEALGLAPEIQRLCQLSKGLVLVTGPTGSGKSTTLAAMIDLVNRSRTDHILTIEDPIEFVHPPKKCVVTQRQVGMHSQSFKAALRAALREDPDVIMVGEMRDLETVSIAIETAETGHLVFGTLHTTTAASTIDRIIDQFPVDRQSQVRVMLAESLKGVIAQVLCRKVGGGRVAAKEVLLSIPAVSNLIREGKTFQIPSIMQTNRKAGMVTLNDALLELVEQKVVEARDAYVKAVEKSAFAAALKARRFDTSFLADS from the coding sequence ATGGAGCAGCTGCTGCGCCTCACCGTGGAGCTTGGCGCCTCCGACCTGCACCTGCGGGTCGGGGAGCAGCCCATCCTCCGCCGCGACGGCGAGCTGGTCCGGCAGGAAGGCGCGGCGCTCGAGGCCGAGCTGCTCGACGCCATGCTGGTGAGCCTCATGCCCCCCCGGGACCAGACCCAGTTCCGGGAGACCGGCGACGCCGACTGGGCCTTCGAGCTTCCGGGGACCCGCTTCCGCTGCAACGCGGCCCAGGAGCGGCGCGGCCCGATGGGCGTCTTCCGGGTGATTCCGGGGACGATCCTCTCGGCGGAGGCCCTGGGCCTGGCGCCGGAGATCCAGCGGCTCTGCCAGCTGAGCAAGGGCCTGGTGCTGGTGACGGGTCCCACCGGCTCGGGCAAGTCCACCACGCTGGCGGCCATGATCGACCTGGTGAACCGGAGCCGCACCGACCACATCCTCACCATCGAGGATCCGATCGAGTTCGTGCACCCGCCGAAGAAGTGCGTGGTGACCCAGCGGCAGGTGGGGATGCATAGCCAGTCCTTCAAGGCGGCGCTCCGGGCGGCGCTGCGCGAGGACCCGGACGTGATCATGGTGGGCGAGATGCGCGACCTCGAGACCGTCTCCATCGCCATCGAGACCGCCGAGACGGGGCACCTCGTCTTCGGGACCCTGCACACCACCACGGCGGCCTCGACCATCGACCGGATCATCGACCAGTTCCCGGTGGACCGGCAGTCCCAGGTCCGGGTGATGCTCGCCGAGTCGCTCAAGGGCGTCATCGCCCAGGTGCTGTGCCGCAAGGTGGGTGGCGGGCGGGTGGCGGCCAAGGAGGTGCTGCTCTCGATCCCGGCGGTCTCCAACCTGATCCGCGAGGGGAAGACGTTCCAGATCCCGTCGATCATGCAGACCAACCGCAAGGCCGGGATGGTCACCCTCAACGACGCCCTGCTCGAGCTGGTGGAGCAGAAGGTGGTCGAGGCGAGGGACGCCTACGTGAAGGCGGTAGAGAAGAGCGCCTTTGCCGCCGCGCTCAAGGCCCGACGCTTCGATACGTCGTTCCTGGCGGACTCTTGA
- a CDS encoding ferritin, whose amino-acid sequence MTPSKGLQQAMNDQIRKEFESAYIYLSMAAWMEDQNLPGFAAWLRLQAREESTHAMKIFDHLIDRGCRVELQPLAGPPTDFKSSLHIFQEVKKHEEKVTKSINDLYGLALDDRDYASQVFIQWFITEQVEEEKNSSQVLESVRRVGDNQAALVMLDRELGSRTSADEDGEE is encoded by the coding sequence ATGACGCCAAGCAAGGGCCTGCAGCAGGCCATGAACGACCAGATCCGCAAGGAATTCGAGTCCGCCTACATCTATCTCTCCATGGCCGCGTGGATGGAGGACCAGAACCTCCCCGGCTTTGCCGCCTGGCTGCGGCTGCAGGCCCGCGAGGAGAGCACCCACGCGATGAAGATCTTCGACCACCTGATCGACCGGGGGTGCCGGGTGGAGTTGCAGCCGCTCGCCGGGCCGCCCACCGACTTCAAGTCGTCGCTGCACATCTTCCAGGAAGTGAAGAAGCACGAGGAGAAGGTCACCAAGAGCATCAACGACCTCTACGGCTTGGCCCTGGACGACCGGGACTACGCCAGCCAGGTCTTCATCCAGTGGTTCATCACCGAGCAGGTCGAGGAAGAGAAGAACTCGAGCCAGGTGCTGGAGAGCGTGCGCCGGGTGGGCGACAACCAGGCGGCGCTGGTGATGCTCGACCGCGAGCTGGGCTCGCGGACCTCGGCGGACGAGGACGGCGAGGAGTGA
- a CDS encoding cytochrome c3 family protein codes for MRKLALLGTGSLLVAVLAIAAGQGTSVASQGPSPTDTLPAWTLSASDTAALKGPRQPVFFRHDIHVGVNKTPCQYCHSSVGESSEPGIPSMATCMGCHLIIGGSDSSHQVEIAKVREAFNTQKPIEWVRVHSVARHVHFPHMRHVKVLGANACQTCHGDVARMPQVFKVNNINNMGFCITCHNQRQVNRDCTVCHF; via the coding sequence ATGCGAAAGCTGGCACTCCTCGGAACTGGTTCGCTGCTGGTGGCGGTCCTCGCCATCGCGGCCGGGCAGGGCACTTCGGTGGCCTCCCAGGGCCCCTCGCCCACGGACACCCTCCCGGCCTGGACGCTGAGCGCCAGCGACACCGCGGCGCTCAAGGGGCCGCGGCAGCCGGTGTTCTTCCGCCACGACATCCACGTCGGCGTCAACAAGACCCCGTGCCAGTACTGCCACTCGTCGGTGGGCGAGTCGAGCGAGCCGGGGATCCCGAGCATGGCCACCTGCATGGGGTGCCACCTGATCATCGGCGGCTCCGACTCGAGCCACCAGGTGGAGATCGCCAAGGTGCGTGAGGCCTTCAACACCCAGAAGCCGATCGAGTGGGTCCGGGTGCACAGCGTCGCGCGGCACGTGCATTTCCCGCACATGCGTCACGTCAAGGTGCTGGGCGCCAATGCCTGTCAGACCTGCCACGGCGACGTCGCCCGCATGCCGCAGGTCTTCAAGGTGAACAACATCAACAACATGGGTTTCTGCATCACCTGCCATAACCAGCGGCAGGTGAATCGTGACTGCACCGTCTGTCACTTCTAG
- a CDS encoding molybdopterin-dependent oxidoreductase has protein sequence MSNETPREGLDRRRFLKVVGVTGVGAAAVSGCSTANVEKLVPYLVQSEDQVPGIPTWYASTCTECAAGCGLHVKTREGRPIKLEGNPDHPVNAGALCAHGQSALQGLYNPGRITGPMARQADGTFKAVTWDEAIATLAGKLQSAGGKLAVISGAGRGTFSDLLAAWTQAQGGKVVRYQALDFEPLRLAGQQVFGAAELPVHDFAKARYILSFGADFLDGSWLSPVEAQRGFAASHGFADGQMAKHVMFAPRMSLTGMNADEWHAPRPGSEAVIALAMANVLLAERAGNPADANALRGVLAAYTPEKAQEESGVGAEIIRRVAREFASAAPGLAVAGGLSGQHRGAIQAAAAVHLLNYVAGNVGQTVRFGADLDGGDGYGALLALLDGIDRGEAAVVLVHDTNPAYSLPKAAGFDARFAKAGFRVSTSLFLDETARQCDLLLPNHHALERWDDARPRRGVQGLMQPVLEPVFQTMATGDLLLKVAQKLGGALAPFTAPSFEAHLKAQWLKQVGSDDGWRQALARGGLYTEVPATPVRLAPGAAGAGYAAPAFDGEAGAESFYLLPTPSVYGDGRFANRPWMLELSDPVTRITWHSWAELSVETARRLDLREGEIVRLASPYGAVEVPVYIHPGLHPDVVAVPLGLGHTSFGDFATGRGVNPLDLLDARDGQGFLPYLATRVTLTKTRGFKQVAKTEGTTRQLGRGIADAMTFAQARQGMTPALAAAAEGHAAHEINTEREVEAIEGFDEAQREQRKHGAYALDNPMWGMVIDLARCTGCSSCITACYAENNIPFVGEDDILRGREMTWMRIERYWEGGEDGEPLEARVVPMLCQHCDNAPCEPVCPVYAAYHTFDGLNGQVYNRCVGTRYCANNCPYKVRYYNWYAYTQKAFPEPLNLQLNPEVTVRARGIMEKCTFCVQRIRAAQHVARLEDRTVRDGEVVTACAQACPSNAIVFGNLKDPNSRVSQLQGHHRGYHILEDLNVRPAVTYLAKVLHRAEA, from the coding sequence ATGTCGAACGAAACACCCCGCGAAGGTCTCGATCGCAGGCGCTTCCTCAAGGTCGTCGGTGTCACCGGCGTCGGCGCGGCGGCCGTCTCCGGCTGCTCGACCGCCAACGTCGAGAAGCTGGTTCCCTACCTGGTGCAGTCCGAGGACCAGGTGCCGGGGATCCCGACCTGGTATGCCAGCACCTGCACCGAATGCGCCGCGGGCTGCGGCCTGCACGTGAAGACCCGGGAAGGGCGGCCGATCAAGCTCGAGGGCAATCCCGACCACCCGGTGAACGCGGGTGCGCTGTGCGCGCACGGCCAGTCGGCGCTGCAGGGCCTCTACAATCCCGGCCGGATCACCGGCCCGATGGCCCGGCAGGCCGATGGGACGTTCAAGGCCGTGACCTGGGACGAGGCGATCGCCACCCTCGCGGGCAAGCTGCAGTCGGCGGGGGGCAAGCTGGCGGTGATCTCCGGCGCGGGGCGTGGCACCTTCTCCGACCTCCTGGCCGCGTGGACCCAGGCCCAGGGCGGCAAGGTCGTGCGCTACCAGGCGCTCGACTTCGAACCGCTCCGCCTCGCCGGGCAGCAGGTCTTCGGCGCCGCCGAGCTCCCGGTGCACGATTTCGCGAAGGCGCGCTACATCCTCTCCTTCGGCGCCGACTTCCTCGACGGCTCCTGGCTCTCGCCGGTCGAGGCCCAGCGCGGCTTCGCGGCCAGCCACGGCTTCGCCGACGGCCAGATGGCCAAGCACGTCATGTTCGCGCCCCGCATGTCGCTCACCGGCATGAACGCCGACGAGTGGCATGCGCCGCGGCCGGGGTCGGAGGCCGTCATCGCGCTCGCGATGGCCAACGTCCTCCTGGCCGAGCGCGCCGGCAACCCGGCCGACGCCAACGCCCTCCGCGGCGTGCTCGCGGCCTACACCCCGGAGAAGGCGCAGGAGGAGAGCGGCGTCGGGGCGGAGATCATCCGGCGCGTGGCCCGCGAGTTCGCCTCGGCGGCGCCGGGGCTGGCGGTGGCCGGCGGCCTCTCCGGACAGCATCGCGGCGCCATCCAGGCCGCGGCGGCGGTACACCTGCTCAACTACGTGGCCGGCAACGTGGGCCAGACGGTCCGCTTCGGGGCCGACCTCGACGGCGGCGACGGCTATGGCGCGTTGCTGGCGCTGCTCGACGGCATCGATCGTGGCGAGGCGGCGGTGGTCCTGGTGCACGACACCAACCCCGCCTACAGCCTCCCCAAGGCCGCCGGCTTCGATGCCCGGTTCGCCAAGGCCGGCTTCCGGGTCTCGACTTCGCTCTTCCTCGATGAGACCGCCCGGCAGTGCGACCTGCTGCTCCCCAATCACCACGCCCTCGAGCGCTGGGACGACGCCCGGCCGCGCCGCGGGGTGCAGGGACTCATGCAGCCGGTGCTCGAGCCGGTGTTCCAGACCATGGCCACCGGCGACCTGCTGCTCAAGGTGGCCCAGAAGCTCGGCGGGGCGCTGGCCCCGTTCACGGCGCCGAGCTTCGAGGCGCACCTCAAGGCGCAGTGGCTCAAGCAGGTCGGCTCGGACGATGGCTGGCGCCAGGCGCTGGCGCGCGGCGGCCTGTACACTGAGGTCCCTGCCACGCCGGTCCGGCTTGCGCCCGGCGCGGCCGGCGCGGGGTACGCGGCGCCCGCCTTCGACGGCGAGGCCGGGGCGGAGAGCTTCTACCTCCTCCCCACGCCCTCGGTCTACGGCGATGGGCGCTTCGCCAACCGGCCCTGGATGCTCGAGCTCTCCGACCCGGTCACCCGCATCACCTGGCACTCGTGGGCGGAGCTGAGCGTCGAGACGGCGCGCCGCCTCGACCTCCGCGAGGGCGAGATCGTCCGCCTCGCCTCGCCCTACGGGGCGGTCGAGGTGCCGGTTTACATCCACCCCGGCCTGCACCCCGACGTGGTGGCGGTGCCGCTGGGGCTGGGCCACACCAGCTTCGGCGACTTTGCCACCGGGCGGGGGGTGAACCCGCTCGACCTCCTCGACGCCAGGGACGGCCAGGGCTTCCTGCCCTACCTCGCCACCCGGGTCACGCTGACCAAGACCCGCGGCTTCAAGCAGGTCGCCAAGACCGAAGGCACCACCCGGCAGCTCGGCCGGGGCATCGCCGATGCCATGACCTTCGCGCAGGCCCGCCAGGGCATGACCCCGGCCCTCGCCGCGGCGGCGGAGGGACACGCCGCGCACGAGATCAATACCGAGCGCGAGGTCGAGGCGATCGAGGGCTTCGACGAGGCCCAGCGCGAGCAGCGCAAGCACGGCGCCTACGCCCTCGACAACCCGATGTGGGGGATGGTCATCGACCTGGCGCGCTGCACCGGCTGCTCGTCCTGCATCACCGCCTGCTACGCCGAGAACAACATCCCCTTCGTGGGCGAGGACGACATTCTCCGCGGCCGGGAGATGACCTGGATGCGGATCGAGCGCTACTGGGAGGGCGGCGAGGACGGCGAGCCGCTGGAGGCCCGGGTGGTGCCGATGCTGTGCCAGCACTGCGACAACGCCCCCTGCGAGCCGGTCTGCCCGGTGTACGCGGCCTACCACACCTTCGACGGCCTCAACGGCCAGGTGTACAACCGCTGCGTGGGCACCCGCTACTGCGCCAACAACTGCCCCTACAAGGTGCGCTACTACAACTGGTACGCGTACACCCAGAAGGCCTTCCCCGAGCCGCTCAACCTCCAGCTCAACCCCGAGGTCACGGTGCGGGCGCGCGGCATCATGGAGAAGTGCACCTTCTGCGTGCAGCGGATCCGGGCGGCGCAGCACGTCGCGCGGCTCGAGGACCGCACCGTGCGCGATGGCGAGGTGGTGACGGCCTGCGCCCAGGCCTGCCCCTCCAACGCCATCGTCTTCGGCAACCTGAAGGATCCGAACAGCCGGGTGAGCCAGCTGCAGGGCCACCACCGCGGCTACCATATTCTCGAGGACCTGAACGTGCGCCCGGCCGTGACCTACCTGGCGAAGGTCCTGCACCGGGCGGAGGCGTAA